A window of Sphingobacterium kitahiroshimense genomic DNA:
ATATTCCCTTGTACCGATATGCGGAGGTTCTCTTGAATTTTGCCGAAGCAAAGGCTGAACTGGGTTTGCTGACACAAGCCGACCTAGACCGTAGTGTCAATCTATTGCGCACAAGAGCAGGTATGCCTACAATGACACTTGGTGAACCGATAGATCCTATCATGGCATCCCGCTATGCAAATATTGAAAGTAATCAGCGCAATCTCGTTCTGGAGATCAGAAGAGAGCGTCGTGTCGAACTCGCATTTGAGGGATTCCGATTTACAGATCTTATGCGTTGGAATGTGGGCGAATTATTGAAAAATAAGCGTGAAGGAGTCTATTTTTCCGGATTAGGAAAACATGATATGACCGGTGATGGTATTCCCGATATAGTATTGTTAGCATCCTCATTGTCAATTCCTGAAGTCAAAGAAAAAAATAGTCTTGGACGAGAATTACAGTACTATCGCGTTGGGCGTTTTGGCCAGGACGTGGGCGTGTTTCTATCCGATGGCAATAGCGGTACCGTAGAAACAGTCGAAAATACAGGAACTTTTGAAACACCAAAATTTTACTATCGCCCTATACCACAGGGAGAGATACTTTTAAACGATAACCTTAAACAAATATTCGGATGGTAAAGCATAATCCAATCGCACGATTACTACTATGTTGTCTAATTATAGCGCTATTTCGCGTAAAGACGGCGCAGGCACAAGATTTTAAATTTGCATTTTTGACCGACATGCACACGCATAGTGACTCTACATTGGGGCAGGTAGCACAACGGCTTAAATTACTGTCGCCACAGGTGGAATTTATTATGAGTGGTGGAGATAATGTCGATATCGACAATTTAAAAAACACTGATCTACCCCTGGGAGAAAAACGATTCAAGTTGCTTAAAGATGTGTTTGAACATACAAAAAAGCCTTATCATATGGCTATCGGAAACCACGATAGATTACCGCGTGATCTAAGAAACGGTAAAAATGATTTTGAACTTTTCGAACGCACTTTTGGTCAGACGTATTATACCTTTGATCATAAAGGGTGGAAATTCATTGTCCTCAATAGTGTGGAAGTGAAGGATAATCAATATGTCATCGGTGAGCAACAGTTTGATTGGCTGCAGGATGTGATCAACAAGACGAAGAAAGAACAACCCTTGGTTATCGTTTCGCATGTTCCCTTTTTATCCGTCTACTATCCTGTTTTGGAAGGACGTTACACTGCTGCCGATACGTTTACAAATCAGAAGCAGGTATTTGATCTTTTTAAAGATCATAATCTGAAATTGGTCCTTCAGGGGCATATGCATTTGTATGAAGAAATCAAAGTGAAAGGGGTACAGTTTATCACAGCAGGAGCAGTTTCTGGAAATTGGTGGCAAGGTAGTTTTGAAGGAACAGTACCTGGTCACCTTGAAGTTGACGTAAAGGGACAAAATTTTAGTTGGAAATACATCAAATAAGAGAAACTTTTCAGAGAAGTATGGTTTTGACTATCCCTCAGAAAACTTAATATTTTCTGGGGGATTTTTATTTTACCTTTCTGTCATAAGTGAGGACTAGATGCGTTTCTTTAATGGGTTATTTCTACCCATAGCTTCCATTCAAATATTAGTCATTGTTTTTAACCTTTTAAAGCCCAATTTATTGGATTTAATTCCGTTTTTGAAACTTTCGCATTATTGGTGCATTCATATTTTTTATAAGGAGCATGTTGTTCTTTTTGATTTTTATGCTACTTAAATTTGAGTCTTAAAAGGCACAGCTGTTGATCTTATATATGCAGGGTGTCTTGGTGTTAATAGATTTGGTAATCAGGTAGTTAAGTGTGTATATCGGTTTTTAGATAAATGCTGCACAAGGTGGTGGGTTTTATATTTTAGACCTATTTTCGCGTATAAAAATGCAGTATGCCTGTGCATTTTATTTGGATTTTTTACTAAGTTTGAGATAAGGAAACTGTTGATTACAGGATTATTTATACCACATTTTATTGGAGAATAAGCAAAATATCGGCCCTCTAAATATATTAAATATACTGTCCAAAAATAAATTATAATGGCAAATCAAGAAGATTATACTGCAAGCACTAGAATGTGGTTTAAGCAGATAACCAAGGAAAAGAAAGATGTTGCGTCCATTTATATATATGCCATTCTCAGTGGTCTTGTGCAATTGAGTATTCCGTTGGGTATTCAGGCAATCGTCAGTTTTGTTTTGGGTGCCACAATGGTCACATCGCTCTATCTGCTTATCGGTTTTGTGGTGCTGGGTACATTTTTATACGGGGTTTTCCGAGTTAAGGTCATGCAGATTATTGAGAAGATTCAGCAAAAGATTTTCGTCGAATATTCCATCGCTTTTGCCAAGAAACTTCCAAAAATAGACCTCGCCGCCACTAAAAAATATTATCTTCCCGAACTTGTTAACCGTTTTTTTGATATTCTAAACTTACAGAAAAGTATTTCTAAAATTCTGCTCGAAATTCCAACCGCCTTGATTCAGATATTTTTTGGTATCATCCTGCTGTCTTTTTATCATGTCTGGTTTTTAGTATTCGGAGCAGTTGTGATCATTATTGTGGGTTGTATTTTTTATTTTACAATGGATTCGGGGATCCAGTCCAGTGTTGAAGAAAGTAATAAAAAATATGAGGTGGCTTCATGGCTCGAAGACATTGCCAGCGCTATAAAAACATTCAAGATTAATTCAAAATCAGATATGCATTTAACGGGTACAGATGAACGGGTCGTTCAATACCTTGATCACCGCACTTCGCATTTCAAGGTTTTGTTGTTTCAGTACAAATCCATTATTGGTTTTAATGTGACCATTACGCTGGTTATGCTGGGAATTGGAACTTATTTGCTGATCAATCAAAAACTCAATATTGGTGCATTTGTTGCAACAGAAATTGTGGTTATCATGATTATGTCGGCGGTTGAAAAGCTGATTAAAAGTCTCGAAAGTTACTACGATATGATTGCTTCAGTACTTAAACTCCATAAGGTGACGGGTCTTCGTGAAGAATCCAATGGCGAGATTGTATTGGAGAGTACAGCAAGAGGAATGGAAGTTGTTTTTAAAGATGTCAGCTTAAATTTTGCCGACAGCCGTCCGGTTTTTATCCATTTGAATTTTACTATTCCGGCCAATAGCCTTACCATGATTTCGGGACAGGTCGGTGCCGGGAAATCCATGCTCTTAAATATGATAGCCGGTTTTTATGAACCCTCTGGAGGAACAGTCCTTTTTGATAAAATACCGATCAAAAATATTGATAAAATTGCCTTACGCAATCGCATCGGCCTGTACATGGAAGATATGACGATTATCAAAGGAACACTGCACGAAAACCTCGTGCTTGGCCGTGAAAACATCAGTACAGAAGATATACTCCGACTTGCTGAATCCATTGGTATTGAACAGCTTTCCGATCAATTTAGCAACGGGTTTTATACCTTGTTGAGTGAGACAGATACCGAGATTTCTTTTAGTTCAAGAAAGATGATCTTAATTCTGAGAGCACTTCTTGGAAATAATCGTCTACTACTATTGGAGGATCCTCTTGACGGGATGGATGAGGTATTTCGTAAAAAACTGACACAATATCTGGATGAAATCAAGCAACATACAACTGTGATCTTAGTGTCTAAAGAAAAAGAAGTAATGGAGATTGCAGATCAGCATCTCTACCTGCAAAACCGTACTATTGAAATTAAGTAAAGATACCCCGAACAGATGAAACTCAAATCATTCGATAAAATATACCATATCCATAAGCAGTCTACAGTTAAAAACTGGTTCATCTTCATTGGGATCCTGTGCTTTGTGACACTTTTTTTACCGTGGACGCAGAATATCAAGGTGAAAGGTACTGTGACCACGTTGTATCAGGATCAGCGCCCGCAGCAGCTTAATTCGCCTATCCCAGGTAAAATCTTGAAATGGTATGTCAAGAACGGCGATTTTGTAAAAAAGGGCGATACCATACTGCAGCTGGCTGAAGTGAAAGATGATTATATGGATCCGCAGCTACTGGAGCGTACCGAGCAGCAGGTCAGCGCCAAGAAAGGGGTACGTGATTATTACGAAGCCAAAGTGGGGACCACTGTAGATCAAATCAAAGCTCTTGGTGCTGGGCGAGAACTCAAGCTGGCACAATTGAAAGTGAAAATCAGTCAGTTAAATAATAAGTTACAGGCGGAGCAGGCAGAACTTTTGGCTATTACCAACGAGTTAAAGTTGAGCGAAGATCAATTTAACCGACAGAAAAAAATGTACGATGACGGACTGGTATCGCTTACCCAATTGCAGCAAAGAAATGTTTCCTTCCAAAATGTCTTGGCGAAAAAAACAGCTATAGACAATAAGTTGGCACAGACGAATCAGGAGATTTTAACGGTACAGATCGAAGAGCGCGCAACGATCCAGGATTATACTGAAAAGCTAAGCAAGACAGAAGGTGACAGATTCTCGAGTTTGGGGCAGATTGAGGGAAGTACCGGCGAAATAGCAAAACTTGAAAATCAGGTTGCCAATTATAGAGCGAGACGGGGATTATACTTTGTTCAGGCTTCTCAGGACGGGCAGATTGTACAGCTTAATAAGGGGGGGATCGGAGAAATCCTGAAAGAAACAGAAAGCATCGGTACGATCGTGCCCACAAGGTTGATTACGCTGTCGAAATTTTTGTGAGACCTGTAGATTTACCCTTACTCAAAGTTGGACAGCGGGTGATGTGTGTGTTTGATGGTTTTCCTGCCATTGTATTTTCAGGCTGGCCAACCACGAGCTACGGAACCTTTGCCGGTAAAGTAATCGCGGTAGAAAATAACATCAATACCAGCGGACTTTTTAGGGCTTTGGTCATTGAAGATAAAGGACAAAAACCGTGGCCTCCACAGATTAAAGTTGGGGCTGGCGTACAAGGTATTGCGATTTTGAACGATGTGCCGATCTGGTATGAGCTGTGGCGTAATATAAATGGCTTCCCTCCAGATTATTATATAGTCAAAAATGAAAATAAAGCAACGAACGATGCAGCGGCAAAATAGTTATATCATCCTTATTCTGATCTGTTGCTTCTGCCAATCTTCTTTTGGACAGGATACATTAAGGTTATCACGTAACGAGTTCTTGGCAATCGTCAAAAATTATCATCCGATGGCTTTTAAATACCGCCTAGAAAACCGCATTGCCTCTGCCGGTATACAGCAGGCTAAAGGTAATTTTGACCCTGTTCTTGATGCTAAAACGGGAGAAAAAACCATTGATGGCACACAGTATTATCAGCAACGTAATATCGGTCTCGGTATCCCAACTTGGTATGGTATTGAATTAAATGGTAGTTACAGCTATTTAGATGGAGAAAAACTCAACAATAGCGATACAAAGGGAGGTTTATATCAAGTTGGCGTAACAGTCCCTCTAGCTAAAAATCTGCTGTATGATAAAAGACGTGCTTTATTGGAGCAGGCACAGATTGCGCAACGTATGACGGAAGCAGAACAAACCGTGTTGACCAACGAGCTGATGCTGGAAGCGGAAAACAGCTATTGGGAATGGGTAAAACAATATGAGCTCTATCGGCTGCAACGGGAAATAGTTAACATCAATAAAGAGCGGTTGGCATTTGTGATCAAAACATTTCATTATGGTGAACAAGCCGCAATTGATACGACCGAAGCACTTTCCCAGCTGCAGAATTATGAGCTGGAGCAACAAGATGCTTATCTTCAATTTGTCAGTGCAACACAAAAGCTTTCGATCTATTTATGGGAGGAAGATCTTAAGCCCTATCCCGTAACAGAAGGTCTTGTTCCTTCAGAAAGACTGCAGAACAATACTGACGATACGCAATACACCGATCTATTGGCGCAGGTGGATGCGCATACGCTAAATGGCCATGCTTCTGTACGTTATTATGATGAAAAAGGCAAAATATTAGAAAGCGAACGTCGCCTCAAATTGCAGAGCTTATTGCCTAAGATTGATTTTAGCTATAATTTTTATAATAAAGAAGGGTATACACACCAGTTTTTTCCACTTTTTGATAATAACTTCCAATATGGTTTAAAACTTGAAATACCGATTTTTTTAAGACAGGCAAGAGCTGATTATAAAATGGCAAAATTGAAGATCGATCAGAACAGTTTGGATCTAGCTTATAAAAGTCAGGAATTGGTAACCAAGATAACCGGCTACAAAAATGAAATCTACAACTATTGGAGTCAGATCGGTATCGCCACCAAAAACATGGATAATTATAAACGATTATTGATGGCCGAGCAATCCAAATATGCTAATGGCGAAAGTTCGTTATTTCTAATCAACAGCCGAGAAAATAAGCTTATTGATGCCCAAGAAAAGATCTTAGAATTAAGACTCAAATTTCTCAAAAGTTATAATAAACTGAAATGGACAAATGCTAATTTTGATTTGTCGGTAGCACTGCGCTAGTCAACATCATAGGTGTTTTGTGAAATGAATGGAGACCATTCTTTAATACCGCACGTTTTGGATTTTATCATTCCTTTCGTCACACTAGCTTTGTGTTAACCAAAAAATAAAACACGATGCAAATTTTTAAAGATAAGGTGATCCTAATTACAGGAGCCAATAGGGGAATAGGCCAATCACTTGTAAAGGTTCTACTTAATAATGGGGTAGGGAAAATATATACAACCTGCAGGGATTTAAAGAAAATGCCATCATTTAATGACGATCGGATAGTACCGTTAGAACTAGACATTACAGATGACCAACAAGTTGCATGGGTAGCAACCGTAGCTCAGGATACTGAAATTCTTATCAACAATGCCGGAACAGTAAACTCTGGAAATATCTTAGAAGGAGATCTCCTGGGAATGGATAATGATTTACAGGTTAATTATTTTGGAACAATAAAAATGATGCGGGCATTTGCACCAATTCTGATTCGAAATAAACCCTCCATTATGATCAATATTGTTTCTATTGCCGCTTACTCCCCTTTGCCATCTATTGCAGGATATGCGGCTTCAAAAGCAGCTCTTTTTTCTGCTACACAATCTGTACGAATTGAATTGGCTAAAAAAGATGTATCCGTCTATGCGGTCAATCCCGGAGCAATTGACACGGATATGAACAAAGGTAGTGATTGGGATATGCCCGATCCAGACAGTACTGGTATCCAAATACTGCAAGGTGTAGCTGACGGTAAACTCGATAGTATACCTGACGAAATGGGGCAGGGCATGTATAATGCCTGGAGAGAAGATCCTGCTAAACTGTCGAAGCTATTTGCCGACCTTTATTATGCGGAGAATGCGAAATAAACTTATCTTTTATCAAATCTTATTTTAATGTAAGCACAAGCTATACGGATATTCTTTACAATTGAATAATCGTATAGCTTGCAGTGACTTGATGGGATTTATTTCGTTAATGAAGTATTACGAATACTAATATCGATCGTGACCGAATAAAATAGTTTCGGCTGATAATGACGCTCTGTGCTTGAGCCAGCCATCCAGGTATCTTGTATCATGGACATTGTTACTTCTGTCCTTTGTCCATTTCATACCCCCCTGCACGCCTTTCATCTGTTCTTTGGAAAGCATGGTCGATTTTTCTTTTAACAATTCTAAATTTTTCATACTGATAAAGTTTTATTTACGAAATTAAGATAAGGACAATTTACTGCTGTAATCGCTATAAATGTATATTCGGGGATTTTGGATTAATATTCGTTTGATCTTGGAACAAGATCAAACGAGCACTATGTGATTTTGCTAAAACGTTTTAAATATATAACAAGAAATTAAATTTAATTTTATTGATCGCTCCATTTATCTTATATTGTGCTCTTGTTTTTCTTGATTAAAACAGTTGTTTGGTTAATTAAACAGTAGTGAGATCATAGAATGTAGCGATCGGTTGTTAGAAATTGGTGTAGAAAAGATAACAAAAGAGGAAGTCGAGGAAGTTTAAACTAACTGATCAAACTCCCGTAAAATAGCCATGATGATCTCCTTTTAGGGGTGATAAATAGTTGTAAATAAAATTTAAAAAAAGCGATATATACAATGAAATATGTGAATTATATGGTTTGTGCAAGTCTATTCGTTGTTTTAGGCTGTGCTTCCAAAAAAGATACCCAGCGTGATTCTTATGCAAAATCTGTTAATCCTTTTATAGGGACAGATTTTACAGGGAATACCTACCCCGGAGCGCAGGCTCCATTTGGTATGATCCAATTAAGTCCTGACAATGGTTTACCAGGCTGGGACCGCATATCGGGATATTTTTATCCGGATAGCACCATCGCAGGTTTTAGTCATACACACCTAAGTGGAACAGGAGCAGGAGATCTGTATGATATCTCTTTTATGCCAGTTATCCTTCCGTATAAAGAAGCTGAAGCCCCATTGGGCATTCACTCCAAGTTTACGCACCAAGACGAACAGGCACATGCCGGTTATTACCAAGTAAAATTAACTGACTATGATATCAACGTTGAATTGACAGCAACCCCTCGTTGCGGTATTCAGCGTTATACTTTCCCGGAAGCAGATGCTGCTGTATTATTAGACCTGAAGAAAGCAATGAACTGGGATGCGACAGTTGATTCCCATATTGAAGTCGTCGATTCGGTTACGATACGCGGTTATCGATTTTCTGAAGGCTGGGCAAGAGGGCAACGCGTCTATTTCGAAACTCGATTTTCAAAACCCTTTACTGCCGTACACTTAGATAGTACTGCCATCTTATCCGTTACAGATACCCTTACAAAAGCTACTAAACGAACTGGAACAGCATTTAAAGCCCGTTTTGATTTTAAAACAGCTAAAGGAGATCAAGTCACATTGAGTACAGCACTTTCCGGAGTGAGTATGGAAGGAGCATCAAACAATTTAAAAGCAGAAGCGCCAAAAGATGATTTTGACTATTATCTCGCGCAGGCTGAAAAAAATTGGAATGATGAACTTGGCAAGATCGCTATCCAGACAGCAGATAAAGATACCAAGGTGAAATTCTATACCGCATTATACCATAGTATGTTAGCTCCTACCATATTTGGAGATGTAGACGGATCTTACTTTGGTGCTGATCGGAAAATACATAAGGCCGAAAATTGGACCAATTATAGTACTTTTTCATTGTGGGATACCTATAGAGCATCACATCCATTATTTACCATCACTGATCCAGATCGTGTAAATGATATGATTAAGTCCTTTATTGCCTTTTACGAGCAACATGGTCGTTTACCGGTATGGAATATATATGGAAGCGAAACCGATATGATGATCGGGCACCATGCTATACCTGTTATCGCCGATGCCTATTTAAAAGGGATCGGTGACTTTGACGTCAATAAAGCGCTTGAAGCTTGTGTCGCTTCAGCAAACACCGATGCATACAGAGGAGTTGGACTGTATAAAAAACTTGGCTATGTTCCTTATGACGTTGCTGATAAATACAATGCAGAGAACTGGTCCTTATCGCGCACATTGGAGTATGCTTTCGATGATCATTGTATAGCCGTAATGGCAAGCAAGATGGGGAAAAAGGATATTGCTGCTACATTTTTGGCGAGATCAAAAAACTATAAGAATGTCTATAATCCAGCAACTTCGTTTATGCAGCCACGTCATAGTAATGGTCAATTTATAAGCCCATTTGATCCTGAAGATTATAGTGAACATATCTGTGAAAGTAATGCATGGCAATATTTTTGGTCGGTACAGCATGATATTCCCGGGTTGATCAATTTAGTTGGTGGGGAAGAACGCTTTGGACAAAAGCTCGATAGTATGTTTACTTTACATCCTTCAGATACGACCAAACTGCCTATTTTTAGCACCGGTATGATTGGGCAGTATGCACATGGCAATGAACCGAGCCATCATGCTTTATATCTATTCAATGCTGCCGGACAGCCTTGGAAAACTCAGCAATATGCTGCTGAGGTAATGGAAAAACTGTATCTAAATACTCCTTCTGGTTTGAGTGGCAATGAAGATTGTGGACAGATGTCTGCATGGTATGTCTTCAGTGCATTAGGTTTTTATCCGGTAGATCCTGTCAGTGGCCATTATGAGATCGGTACACCGCTTTTTGACCATAGTGAAATTATGCTTGCTAACGGTAAGAAATTTACAGTCAAAGCCAATCACGTCAGTAAAGAGAATATCTATATCCAATCTGTTTCAATAGATGGAAAACCACTTGAAACCAGTTATATCACGCATCAGCAATTGATGTCGGGTGCGACGTTGGTATTCGAAATGGGGAACAAACCAGGGCCAGTATGGTATAAGAAATAACTTATAGGAATTGAAGAGCCCGGCATGGATCAACCATGCCGGGCTTTTTAATTCCTATTGATTTCAATAGGTTGTTTTTGAATAGGTAGGAATAATGCGAAAACTATGAAATAAATTTATAATTTGTCTATTATTTGTCCTGGATACAGCGTACGGGATAGCCCGCACGTTTAAAATAATTCTGAGTATCCCAAGCACCACCTTCGAATCCTCGGCCATGTATTGCTCTATCATTACCGCCAACTTCAGTATTTAACCAATAAATAGCGGTTGCTTGTCTAACACGCTGTGATCCGTTAGTTGTTTCTCTATGACCAGCCGCTGGAAAGCTTAATTTAATATCACTGCTCTTTTTACTGGTCATAATATGTGCTGCAGTAAAGTCCGATAATCCAGCAGAAGTTCCTGTATTAGGAATCCAGTTTCCAATGGAAGTATGGCGAGTATAATTTCCTAAACGGGTATATTCGACAGGACTAGGCACTCGATCACCCGTACCACATGGGTCTAATGCCGCTTTGACTGGAACAGTTGCTGTACCATTATTCCAGGAACCATCAGGAGCAGATGTTGTATTCCATCCAACAATAGCGCCATCACCACTATAAGCGTTTGCCACTGGCAGTTGACGGCCCCATTGATAATAATTACCATATAGTGCCTGTACTGAAGGATTGGCATCTGGATTATTTGTTGCTGGATTTACATTTGCTACACCCAGGTTATAGCGATCCCAACGGTATCCACCGATCACGGCATAACGCGCATCAGCAGCAGTTACGCTTCTTGTTTCATTAAGCGCATTCACATAACGGTCACTGTTAAAACGCAATTTCATGGTGTACGAATAACCTGGTTTTAAACCAAGGCTTGCATTTGAAAAATTAAAGTTTACAGCTTGAGCATTGACATCATGACCTATTTTGACTTGACCGCTTGGTATCATTAATGCAATTGAAAAAGTGTTTGACTGATTCTGGTTTACGATAAAAGTCCGGGCCGTTGCATTAAGATTTGCAATAGGAGGTATATTCGTCATATCTGTTGCGGCTACTGTTGCGCCAGTACTTAGGTCAACAGTGGCATCAGTGAAAGGCGAAACCCATTCCGCTTGAACCGGAACTTCTGAAAGATAACCTCCTTTTAGGTAGTTTGCCGTACCAAATGTGCCACTAGCATCGCTATTATCGACCAGAAGAGTGACACGGGTAAACAAATGCTTCAATGGTGTCGTCAATGGTGTTGGCGTATTGTTTCCGAGAATAGTGACATCTTTTTCGATTGCATACATCAAGTCCGCTCCATTCTCCTCATAGCTTGTGAAACCGAAATAAACCTGACCTGCAGTATACAGATTTGTTGTTGGGGCAGCAGCAGGAGCGGTAGTCGTAGAGCCCAATGAATAGATCACAAAGGTATATTTATTGCCTGCGATCAATTTATCTCCAAAAAACACCTGGCTTGCATCTGATGCATCACCAACCGCTTGGTCAATATAGGTACCGTCCGTTTCATAGACTACTACCCGATACGTTATCGCACCTCTCAATGACAACAATGACGTGGCTGCCTTTTTATTGGCCGAAGCTTTAAGTCCGTTGCTCGTTGTTGTATTTTCTGTAAGCTCTGCAGTAAAAGTAAATGGCCCCGACTGCACTTCTTGCGTGATTACTAACGGTTCAGTCGTGCTAGCCTTTGCCGATGCTTTGGCCACAGATACATTATCTCCACCGAATTGGGCTTCTGTTAAAGCCAGTTTTATACCACCTTTATTCGCTTCAAGAGTATTTTCACCTTTCTCCTTACTACAGGAAACGGCAACTGCTAGAAGAACGATCAAGGCTAGTTTTATCTTTATAATCTGATACATTGTTTTCATAATTGTTATAAATAATTTTTGATTGGTATTAGTTCCACCATTCACCGCCATTCGGATCCTGGGTTTCCGTTCCGCCATTGTTCCAGTCAGTTTCGTTAACTCCAGTTCCACCTCCAGGTTGACCTGATCCAGCTGAACCTGCAGCTACACCATGTTCCATTTCTACCTGTAACTGTTCGATTACGGGTTTCACGTAAATGTTTTTTTCAGTTCTCTTTTTCATGTTTAATATTTTATTTGGTTTATATTTTAAGATCTGCCACATCAGATACGGCGCCCAGCATGGCATCAAAGCAGTTATATCACCCTGATAAATATCCTGTATTAGCTCAGGTTTCAATTGCGTGTATTTTTATGGCGATCTAAAAGTTAATTTCTCTTCATTTAAATAATTAATGATATCGGTAATTTTCCGCTATCTGCTTATATGGTCTTAATACATCAAAACTCTTTGTATTCTGTACTTCAAAGGTAATACGGATAAAGAAAAATATAGCATAATGCACATATCACATTAATATCACATCCCTATATCAGTTATTTAACTAATTGAAATACAGGTTATTGTGTTGATTTGATAAAACTATTAAGAAAAATACTGTCCCTAATTTCCATAGTTTATCTTGTACTTTATCTTTTACATCTTTTTA
This region includes:
- a CDS encoding fimbrillin family protein, translated to MKTMYQIIKIKLALIVLLAVAVSCSKEKGENTLEANKGGIKLALTEAQFGGDNVSVAKASAKASTTEPLVITQEVQSGPFTFTAELTENTTTSNGLKASANKKAATSLLSLRGAITYRVVVYETDGTYIDQAVGDASDASQVFFGDKLIAGNKYTFVIYSLGSTTTAPAAAPTTNLYTAGQVYFGFTSYEENGADLMYAIEKDVTILGNNTPTPLTTPLKHLFTRVTLLVDNSDASGTFGTANYLKGGYLSEVPVQAEWVSPFTDATVDLSTGATVAATDMTNIPPIANLNATARTFIVNQNQSNTFSIALMIPSGQVKIGHDVNAQAVNFNFSNASLGLKPGYSYTMKLRFNSDRYVNALNETRSVTAADARYAVIGGYRWDRYNLGVANVNPATNNPDANPSVQALYGNYYQWGRQLPVANAYSGDGAIVGWNTTSAPDGSWNNGTATVPVKAALDPCGTGDRVPSPVEYTRLGNYTRHTSIGNWIPNTGTSAGLSDFTAAHIMTSKKSSDIKLSFPAAGHRETTNGSQRVRQATAIYWLNTEVGGNDRAIHGRGFEGGAWDTQNYFKRAGYPVRCIQDK